The Quercus robur chromosome 7, dhQueRobu3.1, whole genome shotgun sequence genome has a segment encoding these proteins:
- the LOC126692544 gene encoding protein argonaute 2-like, protein MDSFHFTSLNQNQSLVCYYSLLSGASEASFVSPKFLLRPMEREAGGGYRGRGRGGARGSAAGEGAGRGRGRGPPWHGATQVWSKQQQPPPRPRHPQPQPQPQPQPHVGVGGGGGPLGSQLVGPTSEGSSWASKVGGASGSGSSGGRVVRSQGNNKWVEVGHTAPSIPSQTRPQPQSQPPPPVTDPIVEKLKLKEISEDSEKIIPLKRPDKGGMLAIRTVGLCANHFLVKFNPNIIIMHYGVDVKPAVPPRNGRPVRISKSVLSVIRNKLSSDDPAQFPSSRTVYDDVKNIFSVVPLPTEKIDLEVHEGEVMKGGSYVVTINLVNELKFGKLKDYLNGQLLSIPRDVLHGMDVVMKENPSRHMSTFGRSFFPREPREGDDLGWGITASRGFQHSLKSTSQGLALCGNYSVLAFQKKMSVLDFLWEHIPNFDIDNFRRFRRDVKDALGGLKVNFTHWNNRQKYIIRGSTRENTREVSIIKEDPECQNPPRQVRIVDYFREKYPWWH, encoded by the exons ATGGACTCATTTCATTTCACTTctctaaatcaaaatcaaagtttGGTTTGTTATTATTCCTTACTGAGTGGGGCAAGCGAAGCGAGTTTTGTGAGTCCGAAGTTCCTCCTGAGACCAATGGAAAGAGAAGCTGGTGGTGGGTacagaggaagaggaagaggtggTGCTAGGGGAAGTGCTGCTGGAGAAGGAGCTGGTAGAGGAAGAGGGAGGGGTCCTCCTTGGCATGGTGCAACTCAGGTGTGGTcgaaacaacaacaaccaccaccacgaCCAAGACAcccacagccacagccacagccacagccacagccacatgtgggtgttggtggtggtggtggtcctCTGGGGAGTCAATTGGTGGGTCCCACGTCTGAGGGGTCGAGCTGGGCCAGCAAGGTTGGCGGTGCTAGCGGTAGCGGTAGTAGTGGAGGAAGAGTAGTGAGAAGCCAGGGTAACAATAAGTGGGTGGAAGTGGGACACACTGCCCCATCTATTCCTTCTCAGACTCGGCCTCAGCCTCAGTCTCAGCCTCCTCCTCCTGTCACTG ATCCTATtgttgaaaaattgaaattaaaagaaatttcagAAGATTCAGAGAAGATTATCCCTTTAAAACGACCTGATAAAGGTGGCATGCTTGCTATAAGGACTGTTGGACTTTGTGCCAATCATTTTCTTGTCAAATTCAAcccaaatattattataatgcaCTATGGTGTTGATGTCAAACCCGCAGTGCCCCCCAGGAATGGTCGACCTGTGAGAATATCAAAATCTGTTCTTTCAGTAATTAGAAACAAATTATCTTCTGATGATCCTGCACAATTTCCCTCGTCAAGGACTGTATATGATGATGTGAAGAACATATTCAGTGTCGTACCATTGCCCACTGAAAAAATTGATCTGGAAGTCCATGAGGGTGAAGTCATGAAGGGTGGTTCATACGTAGTTACCATAAATCTTGTGAATGAGCTTAAGTTTGGCAAGTTGAAGGATTACTTAAATGGACAACTCTTGTCAATCCCCCGAGATGTATTACATGGAATGGATGTTGTAATGAAGGAGAATCCATCTAGGCACATGAGCACTTTTGGGCGGAGTTTTTTCCCTAGAGAGCCTAGGGAAGGAGATGATCTTGGGTGGGGCATCACAGCATCTAGAGGATTTCAACATAGCCTAAAGTCCACGTCCCAGGGTCTAGCACTCTGTGGAAACTACTCAGTTCTGGCATTTCAGAAGAAAATGTCAGTTCTAGATTTCCTCTGGGAGCATATTCCAAACTTTGATATAGATAATTTCCGAAGGTTTAGGAGAGATGTAAAGGATGCATTGGGGGGTCTCAAAGTTAACTTTACTCACTGGAATAACAGACAAAAATACATAATTCGGGGGTCAACAAGGGAGAATACACGAGAAGTATCAATCATTAAGGAAGACCCAGAATGCCAGAATCCACCTAGACAAGTTAGAATTGTTGACTATTTCAGGGAGAAATATCCTTGGTGGCACTAG
- the LOC126692545 gene encoding uncharacterized protein LOC126692545 — MQTKPSQIQPILTLRARNDFYLSNMTLRYSTRNFESQRNTHGRRNREEKERRRRRKEGYWQQKFQGLLFAPSQIAEKGAWEGSFSQIAETQDFMLNLEEREEGEGERKVASDNELNFRYFNGCI; from the exons ATGCAAACTAAACCCTCTCAGATTCAACCCATCCTAACTCTAAGGGCCAGGAACGACTTTTACCTGTCAAACATGACATTGCGGTATTCTACGCGTAATTTTGAAAGTCAG AGAAACACGCATGGAAGAagaaacagagaggaaaaagagaggagaagaagaagaaaagagggaTACTGGCAGCAGAAATTTCAGGGATTGTTATTTGCTCCATCACAAATTGCAGAGAAAGGGGCATGGGAGGGATCCTTCTCACAAATCGCAGAAACTCAGGATTTTATGTT GAACTTGGAGGAAAGAGAGGAGGGAGAAGGGGAAAGGAAGGTTGCAAGTGACAATGAATTGAATTTTAGGTACTTTAATGGATGCATTTGA